One Brassica napus cultivar Da-Ae chromosome C4, Da-Ae, whole genome shotgun sequence genomic region harbors:
- the LOC106392019 gene encoding mitogen-activated protein kinase 12-like isoform X2, with protein MSGESSSCSTDHCIKVVPTHGGRYIQYNVYGQLFEVSRKYVPPIRPIGRGACGIVCAAVNSVTGEKVAIKKIGNAFDNIIDAKRALREIKLLRHMDHENVIAIKDIVRPPQRDIFNDVYIVYELMDTDLQRVLRSNQTLSHDQCRLLRGLKYVHSANILHRDLRPSNVLLNSKHELKIGDFGLARTTSDTDFMTEYVVTRWYRAPELLLNCSEYTAAIDIWSVGCILGEMMTGQPLFPGKDYVHQLRLITELVGSPDNSSLGFLRSDNARRYVRQLPRYPKQHFAARFRKMPPSAIDLLERMLVFDPNQRISVDEALGHAYLSPHHDVAKEPVCPTPFSFDFEHPTCTEEHIKEVIYKESVKFNPDH; from the exons ATGTCTGGAGAATCAAGCTCTTGTTCTACAGATCACTGCATCAAAGTGGTACCAACACACGGGGGCCGTTATATTCAGTACAACGTTTATGGACAGCTCTTTGAAGTTTCAAGAAAGTATGTCCCTCCTATCCGTCCCATCGGTAGAGGCGCTTGTGGTATTGTCTG TGCTGCGGTGAACTCAGTGACTGGAGAGAAAGTGGCAATCAAGAAGATCGGTAATGCTTTTGATAATATTATTGATGCTAAGAGAGCTCTACGTGAGATCAAGCTTCTCAGGCATATGGATCATGAGAAT GTCATAGCCATCAAAGATATTGTAAGACCACCGCAAAGAGATATCTTCAACGATGTCTACATTGTCTATGAGTTAATGGACACTGATCTTCAGCGAGTCCTCCGTTCTAACCAAACCTTAAGCCATGATCAGTGCCGC CTCTTGAGAGGGCTCAAGTACGTGCACTCGGCCAACATATTACATCGTGATCTAAGGCCAAGCAACGTGCTGCTTAACTCCAAACACGAGCTTAAGATTGGTGATTTTGGGCTTGCGAGAACAACATCAGACACAGACTTTATGACTGAGTATGTGGTCACGCGTTGGTACAGAGCTCCTGAGTTGCTCCTCAACTGCTCAGAGTACACCGCAGCGATTGATATATGGTCTGTGGGGTGCATACTAGGGGAAATGATGACGGGACAGCCTTTGTTTCCTGGGAAAGATTATGTTCATCAGCTTAGGCTTATCACAGAG CTTGTAGGCTCTCCAGACAACTCCAGTCTCGGTTTCCTTCGCAGTGACAACGCAAGAAGATACGTGAGGCAACTTCCTCGGTACCCGAAACAACATTTTGCTGCTAGATTCCGGAAAATGCCTCCTTCTGCTATAGATTTGCTGGAGAGAATGCTCGTCTTTGATCCTAACCAGCGCATCTCAG TGGATGAAGCTCTTGGCCATGCATACCTATCACCGCACCATGATGTGGCGAAAGAACCGGTATGTCCGACTCCTTTTAGCTTCGACTTCGAGCATCCTACATGCACGGAAGAACACATAAAGGAGGTTATCTACAAGGAGTCCGTCAAATTCAATCCTGACCATTGa
- the LOC106392019 gene encoding mitogen-activated protein kinase 12-like isoform X1: protein MSGESSSCSTDHCIKVVPTHGGRYIQYNVYGQLFEVSRKYVPPIRPIGRGACGIVCAAVNSVTGEKVAIKKIGNAFDNIIDAKRALREIKLLRHMDHENVIAIKDIVRPPQRDIFNDVYIVYELMDTDLQRVLRSNQTLSHDQCRFFVYQLLRGLKYVHSANILHRDLRPSNVLLNSKHELKIGDFGLARTTSDTDFMTEYVVTRWYRAPELLLNCSEYTAAIDIWSVGCILGEMMTGQPLFPGKDYVHQLRLITELVGSPDNSSLGFLRSDNARRYVRQLPRYPKQHFAARFRKMPPSAIDLLERMLVFDPNQRISVDEALGHAYLSPHHDVAKEPVCPTPFSFDFEHPTCTEEHIKEVIYKESVKFNPDH, encoded by the exons ATGTCTGGAGAATCAAGCTCTTGTTCTACAGATCACTGCATCAAAGTGGTACCAACACACGGGGGCCGTTATATTCAGTACAACGTTTATGGACAGCTCTTTGAAGTTTCAAGAAAGTATGTCCCTCCTATCCGTCCCATCGGTAGAGGCGCTTGTGGTATTGTCTG TGCTGCGGTGAACTCAGTGACTGGAGAGAAAGTGGCAATCAAGAAGATCGGTAATGCTTTTGATAATATTATTGATGCTAAGAGAGCTCTACGTGAGATCAAGCTTCTCAGGCATATGGATCATGAGAAT GTCATAGCCATCAAAGATATTGTAAGACCACCGCAAAGAGATATCTTCAACGATGTCTACATTGTCTATGAGTTAATGGACACTGATCTTCAGCGAGTCCTCCGTTCTAACCAAACCTTAAGCCATGATCAGTGCCGC ttCTTTGTGTACCAGCTCTTGAGAGGGCTCAAGTACGTGCACTCGGCCAACATATTACATCGTGATCTAAGGCCAAGCAACGTGCTGCTTAACTCCAAACACGAGCTTAAGATTGGTGATTTTGGGCTTGCGAGAACAACATCAGACACAGACTTTATGACTGAGTATGTGGTCACGCGTTGGTACAGAGCTCCTGAGTTGCTCCTCAACTGCTCAGAGTACACCGCAGCGATTGATATATGGTCTGTGGGGTGCATACTAGGGGAAATGATGACGGGACAGCCTTTGTTTCCTGGGAAAGATTATGTTCATCAGCTTAGGCTTATCACAGAG CTTGTAGGCTCTCCAGACAACTCCAGTCTCGGTTTCCTTCGCAGTGACAACGCAAGAAGATACGTGAGGCAACTTCCTCGGTACCCGAAACAACATTTTGCTGCTAGATTCCGGAAAATGCCTCCTTCTGCTATAGATTTGCTGGAGAGAATGCTCGTCTTTGATCCTAACCAGCGCATCTCAG TGGATGAAGCTCTTGGCCATGCATACCTATCACCGCACCATGATGTGGCGAAAGAACCGGTATGTCCGACTCCTTTTAGCTTCGACTTCGAGCATCCTACATGCACGGAAGAACACATAAAGGAGGTTATCTACAAGGAGTCCGTCAAATTCAATCCTGACCATTGa